A single genomic interval of Camelina sativa cultivar DH55 chromosome 11, Cs, whole genome shotgun sequence harbors:
- the LOC104724435 gene encoding uncharacterized protein LOC104724435: MKREGKQHGMVRTYRVLPPSLNPRPESKLVNPLTSRPTAGLFTKVSSKPTNHSKFTGKCGQARCLECHMHPITKSKAKTKGSSKVRSNDVTYKMLTWQVAAGREARSGLKLSGFSATGILDLMSDDYGYDHDYDYDEEDEEDEEEDDENRGGVVEEIVKIQSDDNDDDGETEEDGSHDDDEEGRMSFCDVGMMMMMMEHVEEFDDEGWCLVEEMMT; this comes from the coding sequence ATGAAGCGAGAAGGCAAGCAGCACGGCATGGTGAGGACTTACAGGGTTCTTCCTCCGTCGCTGAATCCTAGACCCGAATCGAAGCTGGTCAACCCTTTGACTTCACGCCCAACCGCTGGATTGTTTACCAAAGTGTCATCAAAGCCGACCAATCACTCCAAATTCACCGGAAAATGTGGTCAAGCAAGGTGCCTTGAGTGCCATATGCATCCCATCACCAAATCCAAAGCCAAGACTAAAGGCTCTTCTAAGGTGAGATCAAATGATGTCACCTACAAGATGCTGACTTGGCAGGTCGCTGCGGGCCGGGAGGCCAGATCCGGTTTGAAGCTTTCCGGTTTCTCGGCGACCGGAATCCTTGATCTTATGTCTGATGATTACGGTTATGATCATGATTATGactatgatgaagaagatgaagaagatgaagaagaagatgatgaaaacagAGGAGGTGTTGTAGAAGAAATTGTGAAAATACAGagtgatgataatgatgatgatggtgaaacagaagaagatggatcacatgatgatgatgaagaaggaaggATGAGTTTTTGTGATgtggggatgatgatgatgatgatggaacaTGTGGAAGAATTTGATGACGAAGGATGGTGTTTGGTTGAAGAAATGATGACTTGA
- the LOC104728412 gene encoding F-box/kelch-repeat protein At3g27150-like produces the protein MSKDEAKIPEPMRSLIVSIESKIPDLNINSCCDLEDEEKGEILNTVENQTSLNAQDACYGLSKLLFELEVEIFARISCFQYWKLNFLNKQFSQLLQSREIFRVRRERRFVQPCVFMLSSGETCWTMFDKDFKNFRQLPEVPSDDCFLYGDKETISAGTHLIVTGREVEHIVVWRYELEINKWIKDTEMITPRVMYASARHGTDAFFAGGIKASDKGNSEVLNVAERYNSDTKTWKAMHIMNKRRKVSSGCFLRGKFYVLGGRDENDVHLTCGESYDEMTDSWKLIPDMLKGMAFMTPQSPPLIAVANDNLYLLETWLNELWVYDIDANAWQYLGVVPVKANAALGWGVAFKSLDDMLLVIGGSSAQPWNNTMSVYTCRPSPKMGKMVWEENKHCCDGVQLNHFIRNCCVMIA, from the coding sequence ATGTCAAAAGACGAAGCTAAAATCCCTGAGCCGATGAGGAGTCTGATCGTTAGCATTGAGTCCAAAATCCCTGACCTGAATATAAATTCTTGCTGTGATCTGGAAGacgaagaaaaaggagaaattcTAAATACAGTGGAGAATCAAACAAGTCTCAACGCTCAAGATGCATGCTACGGTCTTTCTAAGCTTTTGTTCGAGCTTGAGGTCGAGATCTTTGCCCGTATTTCATGTTTTCAATATTGGAAACTAAATTTTCTCAACAAGCAGTTTTCACAATTGCTACAAAGTCGTGAGATTTTTAGAGTGAGGCGAGAACGCCGATTTGTGCAACCGTGCGTGTTCATGCTTTCGAGCGGTGAAACTTGTTGGACAATGTTTGATAAAGATTTCAAAAATTTCCGACAGCTTCCAGAAGTTCCTTCTGACGATTGCTTCTTGTATGGAGATAAGGAAACCATCAGTGCAGGTACGCATTTGATAGTCACCGGAAGGGAGGTGGAGCATATTGTGGTGTGGCGATACGAGTTAGAGATAAACAAGTGGATCAAAGATACTGAAATGATCACACCGCGTGTGATGTATGCTTCTGCGAGACATGGGACCGATGCTTTTTTTGCTGGAGGGATTAAGGCAAGCGACAAGGGGAATTCTGAAGTTCTCAACGTTGCCGAAAGATACAATTCTGACACAAAAACGTGGAAAGCTATGCATATAATGAATAAGCGAAGAAAAGTCAGCTCTGGATGTTTCTTGCGTGGTAAGTTTTACGTTCTTGGTGGTCGGGACGAAAATGATGTACATCTAACTTGTGGAGAAAGTTACGATGAGATGACGGATTCATGGAAGTTGATTCCAGACATGCTCAAAGGCATGGCGTTCATGACTCCCCAATCTCCACCCCTTATTGCGGTGGCTAACGACAACCTCTACTTGCTGGAAACATGGTTGAACGAGCTATGGGTTTATGATATAGACGCAAATGCTTGGCAATATCTTGGAGTTGTGCCTGTGAAAGCAAATGCCGCTTTAGGTTGGGGAGTGGCATTTAAGTCACTTGACGATATGCTTTTGGTGATTGGAGGTTCATCTGCTCAACCGTGGAACAATACAATGTCGGTTTACACATGTCGTCCATCTCCAAAGATGGGAAAGATGGTTTGGGAGGAAAATAAACATTGTTGTGATGGTGTTCAGCTTAATCATTTTATCCGTAACTGTTGTGTGATGATTGCTTAG
- the LOC104724434 gene encoding cystinosin homolog (The sequence of the model RefSeq protein was modified relative to this genomic sequence to represent the inferred CDS: added 68 bases not found in genome assembly), which produces MLADKKRIKINKVRRLFFFIVFVSSSSSTLFFYKKQIDLTFFSEKKKMASWNSIPLEILYEIVGWIAFASWSFSFYPQLVLNFRRKSVVGLNFDFAMLNLTKHSSYMIYNVSLYFSPVIQKQYFDTYGDKEMIPVAANDVAFSLHAVVMTAATLFQIFIYERGPQKISKLATGIVVAVWAFAAICFFIALPTQSWLWLISLFNSIQVAMTCVKYIPQAKMNFTRKSTVGWSIGNILLDFGGGVANYLQMVVQSIDQHSWVNFYGNLGKTLLSLITIFFDLIFMLQHYVLYPEKEASKSLESGQESNEPLI; this is translated from the exons atgcTCGccgacaaaaaaagaataaaaataaataaagtaagaaggctcttcttcttcatcgtcttcgtttcttcatcctcgtcaactctttttttttataaaaaacagatcgatttgacttttttttcggagaaaaaaaaaatggcgtcGTGGAATTCGATTCCGCTGGAGATCTTGTACGAGATCGTTGGATGGATCGCTTTTGCTTCGTGGTCTTTTAGCTTTTACCCACAGCTTGTTTTAAATTTCCGCAGAAAAAG TGTGGTTGGATTAAACTTCGACTTCGCGATGTTGAATCTGACAAAGCACTCATCGTATATGATATACAACGTCTCCCTCTACTTTAGCCCTGTTATTCAGAAACAGTACTTTGATACCTATGGCGATAAAGAG ATGATACCTGTGGCTGCAAATGATGTTGCATTCTCACTCC TCCAAACTTGCTACAGGTATTGTGGTTGCTGTGTGGGCATTCGCAGCCATCTGTTTTTTCATAGCATTACCTACTCAGTCTTGGCTCTGGCTTATCTCCCTCTTCAA CTCGATTCAAGTCGCCATGACATGCGTCAAGTACATTCCACAG GCAAAGATGAACTTTACTAGGAAGAGCACAGTTGGGTGGAGCATCGGGAatattcttcttgattttggtgGAGGAGTCGCTAACTATCTGCAAATGGTTGTACAATCTATTGACCAAC ATTCTTGGGTGAATTTTTATGGGAACCTTGGAAAGACTCTTCTATCACTT atCACAATATTTTTTGATCTCATCTTCATGCTTCAACACTATGTGTTATACCCAGAGAAGGAAGCCTCAAAATCTCTGGAAAGTGGTCAGGAATCAAACGAACCTCTCATTTGA
- the LOC104724433 gene encoding succinate dehydrogenase [ubiquinone] iron-sulfur subunit 2, mitochondrial-like, with product MAFGLIGRVVGTKPSRLSTAARLIPARWTSTGSEAQSKASSGGGGENLKTFQIYRWNPDNPGKPELQDYKIDLKDCGPMVLDALIKIKNEMDPSLTFRRSCREGICGSCAMNIDGCNGLACLTKIECGSKETTITPLPHMFVIKDLVVDMTNFYNQYKSIEPWLKRKTPASVPGKEILQSKKDRAKLDGMYECILCACCSTSCPSYWWNPESYLGPAALLHANRWISDSRDEYTKERLEAIDDEFKLYRCHTILNCARACPKGLNPGKQITHIKQLQQSG from the exons ATGGCGTTCGGTTTGATCGGGAGAGTTGTTGGAACCAAACCGTCACGGTTATCCACGGCGGCGAGATTGATTCCGGCGCGATGGACATCAACAGGATCAGAAGCACAATCGAAAGCTTCGTCTGGCGGCGGAGGAGAGAATCTGAAGACGTTCCAGATCTATCGATGGAATCCAGATAATCCAGGGAAGCCTGAGCTTCAAGATTACAAAATCGATCTCAAGGATTGTGGTCCGATGGTTCTAGACGCTTTGATTAAGATCAAGAACGAGATGGATCCGTCGCTCACTTTCCGTCGCTCTTGCCGTGAAGGTATTTGTGGTTCGTGTGCTATGAACATCGATGGTTGTAATGGTCTCGCTTGTTTGACGAAGATTGAATGTGGATCTAAAGAGACGACGATTACGCCGTTGCCGCATATGTTTGTGATTAAGGATTTGGTTGTGGATATGACGAATTTTTATAATCAGTATAAGAGTATTGAGCCGTGGTTGAAGAGGAAGACTCCAGCGTCTGTTCCTGGGAAGGAGATTTTACAGAGTAAGAAGGATAGAGCTAAGCTTGATGGGATGTATGAATGTATTCTCTGTGCTTGTTGTAGTACGTCTTGTCCTAGCTATTGGTGGAACCCTGAGTCTTATCTTGGCCCTGCTGCTTTGCTCCACGCCAACAG GTGGATAAGCGATAGCCGAGATGAGTACACTAAGGAAAGGCTTGAAGCAATTGACGATGAGTTCAAGCTGTATCGATGCCACACAATCTTGAACTGTGCTCGTGCCTGTCCAAAGGGACTGAACCCAGGAAAACAGATCACCCACATCAAGCAGCTTCAGCAATCTGGTTGA
- the LOC104724432 gene encoding ATP synthase mitochondrial F1 complex assembly factor 2-like — MAAMLIGRAFKSVRNSSNLAVRARSLCTTSAARQPESDTQASESSSSSSSFTFEKENEKPILVKAPNTRRNNDSESVTMPTSFMTGSIVGKRFYKKVTTREADDGNGWTVMLDYRTLKTPSKRPLKLRSVALAKAIAAEWEYQLTEGIRPFTMPLMRLACTALERVPLTRSKIIEHLARKLHQDLVFFRAPEDNDLTSDVHEIQVESIDPLLEWVESKFGVKPKVYSSIFGGKQDDKLVKAVEDLLKKTNDGELASIDALQASAHSIVIALGIFCGKLQIDDAIKLIRLEEDLQVDKWGLVEGGHDIDIADLKVQIASATVFLALSRDN, encoded by the exons ATGGCGGCGATGTTAATCGGAAGAGCATTTAAATCGGTTAGAAACTCTTCTAATCTGGCCGTTCGTGCTCGATCCTTGTGTACGACATCCGCCGCTCGTCAACCCGAATCCGATACTCAGGCATCGgaatcttcgtcttcgtcttcgtcgttCACGTTcgagaaagaaaatgagaaacccATCTTAGTGAAAGCTCCCAACACTCGCCGGAACAACGACTCGGAGTCAGTGACGATGCCGACGTCTTTTATGACCGGTTCGATCGTTGGGAAGAGGTTTTACAAGAAAGTGACGACGAGGGAAGCTGATGATGGGAATGGATGGACTGTGATGCTCGATTACAGAACACTTAAAACCCCTTCCAAAAGACCTCTCAAGCTTCGTTCTGTGGCTCTCGCTAAGGCCATAGCAGCTGAATGGGAGTATCAG CTAACAGAAGGGATCAGACCATTCACAATGCCGCTCATGAGACTAGCATGTACTGCACTTGAAAGAGTTCCTCTTACGCGTTCAAAGATCATCGAACATCTAGCGAGAAAGTTACATCAAGATCTCGTCTTTTTCCGAGCGCCTGAAGATAATGATCTGACTAGTGACGTCCATG AAATTCAGGTAGAGAGTATCGATCCTCTACTTGAGTGGGTAGAATCAAAGTTTGGGGTCAAACCGAAAGTGTATTCTAGTATCTTCGGGGGTAAACAAGACGACAAGCTAGTGAAAGCAGTAGAAGATCTGCTCAAGAAGACAAATGATGGTGAACTTGCAAGCATTGATGCACTCCAAGCATCAGCTCACTCTATAGTAATCGCCCTCGGCATTTTCTGTGGGAAATTGCAGATCGATGATGCAATCAAATTGATTCGACTTGAAGAAGATTTACAG GTGGACAAATGGGGACTAGTGGAAGGTGGGCACGACATTGATATCGCTGATCTCAAAGTTCAGATTGCATCAGCGACAGTGTTTCTTGCTCTATCCCGTGATAACTGA
- the LOC104724436 gene encoding protein WVD2-like 7, with protein sequence MGESAVLFQHSYSFAAPPSRHESHEDNPIHALSQSVSFGRFVTENLEWGRWSSFSHKKYVDEAEKFSQPGSVAQKKAFFEAHYKRIAEAKKAKAADESFESDPKQEPESVVVLLNTLETLTKDEVKGEESDATELVMISEEELVLSVEKDDEPERKSVAVLEQEDAEMDNLLVKPVVADGLQVVHDDKEKENDAELLKNSSLVGEKAEERRSVTKNSSVFRFSMETSETTDKAMEIVFSQEISEKPITRSSPKKNEKPVSPRFGFLSCLMGAKTEDQTPTKKKRKTGKKPFLWLCFKPEMVRKQK encoded by the exons ATGGGTGAATCTGCTGTTCTATTTCAACATTCCTACTCGTTCGCTGCTCCTCCTTCTCGTCATGAATCTCATGAG GATAATCCAATTCATGCGCTTAGTCAATCAGTTTCATTTGGAAGGTTTGTGACTGAGAATCTTGAATGGGGGAGATGGTCAAGTTTTTCGCATAAGAAGTATGTTGATGAAGCCGAGAAGTTCTCTCAGCCTGGATCTGTTGCTCAGAAGAAAGCTTTCTTTGAAGCTCATTACAAGAGAATAGCCGAAGCAAAGAAAGCAAAAGCTGCGGATGAATCATTTGAATCTGACCCTAAACAAGAACCAGAAAGTGTTGTGGTGTTGCTTAACACTTTGGAGACTTTGACTAAGGATGAGGTTAAGGGAGAAGAGAGTGATGCAACTGAGTTAGTCATGATTAGTGAAGAAGAGTTGGTGTTGAGTGTTGAGAAAGATGACGAGCCCGAAAGAAAAAGTGTTGCGGTTTTAGAACAAGAAGACGCTGAAATGGATAACTTGTTAGTTAAACCAGTGGTTGCAGATGGTTTGCAAGTTGTTCATgatgataaagagaaagagaatgatGCAGAGTTGTTGAAAAATAGCAGTTTGGTTGGAGAGAAAGCAGAAGAGAGAAGATCCGTAACCAAGAACTCATCGGTGTTTAGATTTTCTATGGAGACATCAGAAACTACGGATAAAGCAATGGAGATTGTTTTCTCACAGGAAATAAG TGAAAAACCGATAACTCGTAGTTCGccaaagaaaaacgaaaaaccAGTTAGTCCCAGATTTGGTTTCTTGAG CTGTTTGATGGGAGCTAAAACTGAAGATCAAACCCCGACTAAGAAGAAG AGAAAGACAGGTAAGAAACCGTTTCTATGGCTTTGCTTTAAACCTGAGATGGTGAGGAAACAGAAGTAg
- the LOC109127362 gene encoding uncharacterized protein LOC109127362, translating to MDHIDLFEEICSTTRTNGIPEDYLKCKLFPFSLADKAHRWLKSLPPGSITSWEGCKSAFLNHFYTKSRSNSLCNKLQSFQQGPVESFYEAWERFKDYERDCPHHGFAQGNLLSTFYRGLHPKYQLSLDTASNGDFTTKTVQEGRALIDNLAASSSNTCTDFDRTIRSSNSDAKEIADLKNMMNQLLRNQQRGVNSCEIINNGNMEPFQEDSYDQEEEVNYVGAQGYYKNRGYNNNFNNNFRNTSNLSYRNPNVENPQDQNYPQQANRFQGNNFGGNNNNNFQPSAQFNNNKPPFQSGPAQAPSSQADANVDIKMQELLVAFQKQSRDINSRMDNIYTKLNGKFESISIHVKKLETQVAQTANVVPRQVGVLPGKPEENPKGYCNAISAVPALTCHEAKPTVPLFDSYEDIIRMTCPFDEETASHYPLRRLPKAEDPGRFVCSYSITSIEFSNSLCDSGANVNVMSRSVADTLGLRDISPSNLSLVFGDSSQKVPDGFVQDLQLVVGDCIVPTDFHILDMEDKTETPLILERPVLATVGAIIDHKSKRTTFANINKKKSYPTISKPKPWPTYSLHEELMDPNIDKMKQFDHSASTSTNNLLPKQPKPPKPPQISKIKIIVPPELSNESKEQIQEMIRHTKEVLLHAKVFETSAKGQLVIEAGADYQDIKGAEGALIPEADLSQA from the coding sequence ATGGACCACATTGATCTCTTTGAAGAAATCTGCtcaacaacaagaaccaatGGAATTCCCGAAGATTACTTGAAGTGtaagctttttcctttctctctagcCGACAAGGCTCATAGATGGTTAAAGTCTCTACCTCCTGGATCGATTACTAGCTGGGAAGGATGCAAGTCAGCCTTTCTCAACCACTTCTACACAAAGTCTAGATCCAATTCTCTTTGCAACAAGCTGCAAAGTTTTCAACAAGGACCGGTCGAATCTTTTTATGAAGcatgggaacgtttcaaggactATGAACGTGACTGCCCCCATCATGGTTTTGCTCAAGGTAACCTCTTAAGTACTTTCTATAGAGGATTACACCCTAAGTATCAACTTTCACTCGACACAGCCAGCAATGGAGATTTCACTACGAAGACCGTTCAAGAAGGACGAGCTCTTATCGACAACCTTGCCGCAAGTAGTAGCAACACTTGCACCGATTTTGATAGAACCATCCGTTCTAGCAATTCCGACGCTAAGGAGATTGCTGACCTTAAGAACATGATGAACCAACTTCTAAGGAACCAACAACGCGGAGTAAACTCTTGTGAGATTATTAACAATGGAAACATGGAGCCTTTCCAAGAAGATTCTtatgaccaagaagaagaagtcaactatgtTGGTGCTCAAGGATACTACAAAAACCGAgggtacaacaacaacttcaacaacaACTTTAGAAACACTTCTAACCTTTCTTATAGGAACCCAAATGTGGAGAATCCCCAAGATCAGAACTATCCTCAGCAAGCTAACCGCTTTCAAGGCAACAACTTcggtggaaacaacaacaataacttTCAGCCGAGTGcccaattcaacaacaacaagccacCTTTCCAATCCGGACCAGCCCAGGCGCCTTCCTCTCAAGCCGATGCTAACGTCGACATAAAGATGCAAGAACTCCTTGTTGCTTTTCAAAAGCAATCAAGAGATATCAACTCAAGGATGGACAACATCTATACCAAACTGAATGGGAAGTTTGAAAGCATTTCtattcatgttaagaagcttgaAACCCAAGTTGCTCAAACTGCTAATGTCGTTCCACGCCAAGTTGGTGTACTTCCAGGAAAACCCGAAGAGAATCCTAAAGGATATTGCAATGCTATCTCAGCCGTACCAGCCCTCACTTGCCATGAAGCCAAACCTACGGTACCACTATTTGACTCTTATGAAGACATTATTCGTATGACATGTccatttgatgaagaaaccgCAAGCCACTACCCCTTAAGGAGACTACCTAAAGCTGAAGACCCTGGACGTTTTGTTTGCTCATACTCCATAACAAGCATTGAATTCTCTAACTCTCTTTGTGATTCTGGtgctaatgttaatgttatgtcAAGAAGTGTAGCCGATACACTAGGATTACGAGATATATCGCCATCCAACCTCAGTTTAGTCTTTGGAGACTCATCACAAAAGGTTCCCGACGGATTTGTTCAAGACCTACAACTTGTAGTAGGAGATTGCATAGTCCCTACCGATTTTCACATCCTAGATATGGAAGACAAGACCGAGACACCATTGATTTTAGAAAGACCAGTCCTAGCTACTGTTGGAGCTATCATCGACCACAAGTCAAAGAGAACAACCTTTGCTaacatcaacaagaagaagtcaTATCCGACTATCTCCAAGCCAAAGCCATGGCCGACCTACTCGCTACATGAAGAGCTGATGGATCCTAACATCGACAAGATGAAGCAATTCGACCATTCAGCATCCACAAGTACCAACAACCTGCTACCCAAGCAACCTAAACCGCCTAAGCCACCACAAAtttccaagatcaagatcatAGTTCCTCCTGAGCTAAGCAATGAGAGCAAGGAACAGATCCAAGAAATGATAAGGCATACTaaagaagttcttcttcatgcaaaagtttttgaaacttcTGCAAAAGGACAACTTGTTATTGAAGCTGGAGCAGACTATCAAGATATCAAAGGAGCCGAAGGAGCATTGATTCCCGAAGCTGACCTTTCTCAAGCCTAA